From the Debaryomyces hansenii CBS767 chromosome F complete sequence genome, the window AATTTACCTGGCAATCCACCTGGCTCGCTGCCTGGGGGAATGTTCTGCACGTTGCTAGGAGTAGACACCAGTTGATTTAATGTACTCTCAATGGTAGAAGGCGATGCCTTGGGTGATTGAGTGACCGATTTTGAGTTGGAGTTGGAATTGGAACTTGATGTCGAACTCACGGAGCCATGGTGAACTGAACCTCTGTTCTCAACAACCCATAGCCTATGGGATTTTGTAGCGACTAACTTTGCAATAACCCGGCCTAATGACGATTGATTATTAACATGAAAGATAGGGAATTGATCCTGCCCTTCTTCGATACCCTTCTGGGTCAAATTGTAACCAATAAATCCCAAAACCGATTTGAATAACAAGTGCGAATTCTTAGAACTGGTAACATTTTTCACATCGACAATTGAAATGTTTCCAATTAACGCCATTGTCTTGTCGACCACTGCTAACGACGTAACTCTCTCGGTGAACATCTTTAATAAAGCTTCGATTAATAATTGATCTTCGTATATCGTGATGGGGTTATTTGATCCAATTTTCAAGTCCTGTAAGGTCGAATTAATATAGAAATCCAACGATGGAAATCTCCGGGCATTCTCCCACATGTATTTAATCAATCTTCTCTGCGATAAAATACCCGTAATCTTGGTGCCATTCATATTGGTTATGGCAACTCTGTGAACCCCATTACCCAATGACTCCATCGCCTTGTATAAGGTGTCTTGCTCGCTGAATTTCACAAACGGGTTTTTTGGGTGCAACTTGACAATGAAGTCCACTGGCACCTCTTCACCCTTCTTAGCTTTATTGATCGACTTGGTGATCAGGTCCTTCTGCTGGTTCGATAAGACATCGTCGCCTCCTTCGTAGATCGacaaatcattcaaattgatCTTATTCATAATTAACAAAAGATAGGTATTCACGTCGCTGTAATCGAATGTCAAACAGTTAGTAAGGTCGGTCGAATCCGTCTTGGACAACGACACCGGTACACTCGTCAAATTGTGCTCCATCAACGTCTCAAACGCCTTCTGGACCGAAAACCCCGAGTTGATCGAAACCAACTTGTTCGACTCCGTCAACTCCACCAACGGGATTTCTGCCCAGTCTACGCCCACAATTGACCCCTTAGACGTGCCACCGTTCACGTTTCCATAAATCGACGACGCCCGCGAGCTCACAGACGTATTTCTGCTCAAACTGAACGAATGGATATCCTCCTGGTCTGGAGTATTGGGAAGCGGAGGTGGAGAACTCAACATCTCCACAATCGATGGCTTTCTAGATGGAACATGATGACCTGGAGTCTGTGGATGGTTATTACTTTGATTACTGACACTATTAGAATTGCCGCcagtattaatattgtgAATTGGCGAATGCTGTTGTAAGGGTGACCCAGGATTTTGCCTCTGGaacgaaaatgaattggaCATTATATATTACTATCGCCtattttaattcaattgggTGTATGTGTTCCTAGTGTATTGAACTatgaaaatcaaaacaaaatGAGTAGTTTGAAGATTTTGGATAAAATATGATACTACTATATACGAATAAATGGGGTATGACCTGATATTGCTCTTGAAAAATCTGGTGCTCGCGTATAATGAACCCTGTGGGTTTTGTGTCACCTCTTGTGGAGATGGAGTTAACCACTAAACAATGAAGTATTTGACACATCAGGATGATTAATGAGAGTCTCGCGTGCAGCTATATCGGAGAGGGTGGTATTGGGGTTATTGTGGGACTTGTAGCCCAATTGTGGGATCCAATTGTGTTTTTGTAGTTGTCGGAATTGAAGGCTACTTGGACTAGGTGGGAGAGATGTGATCTGGGACGTAAAGGGCTAACATGGTAGTAATATGGGAGATTTTATCACAGGAGAGATCACGTAGTAAAGAATTGGTGTCAATTGGTGTCAATTGGCTATTGGTAGGCGTCGCATGGATATGGAAGGAATTGTGAATCGGCCAAATATCTGGCATTACGCAGTGCGAACAAGGCCATCTATCTCATAACAATTGTAGGATCACAAACCCAGTACGACGCACTTTGAAGGCCGGTGTTAGTCCGTGGGCAAGTCCGATATTATATCAATGTGCCAGATAATCCAGGCTAATTGAATTGTGGGTCGTCTTACACTGGATGTGCAATGCAGCAAAAAATTGTTGCTCGACATCCTTTCCGTTTCGGGAAATTTAGTCACTCTACATTTACTACAATCTGCTACTCTCTCTTCTAATGGTTGAATCCGCATCCGTGCACCACCCTTGAAGACCACCCTAATCACCAACCTTTAATGACCCAAGGTTTTACCACGTCATTTTCCTCGGTTGCTTTTTATATTTCGTCCTATCAATCTTATATGATGTAACTACTCGCCTCAGATCTGATAACACATTTGGTAGCCATATGCTGCCCACCCACCTGGTGACAAGACTGAGATCTGCCCATGGCCCAACTAAAATGTATTCATCAGATGCTCACAACCGCCTTTAACATCCATACACCTATACTAAACGACATCCGCCTTGTTGGCCCATTCGGTTGTTCCCTATCCATTCGTCCTACACATTCATACACATACCTGTTTTCCATCTCTAGTTCTACCATTCTCTCACCACCTTCCATATACGTTACATATCTCTCCCATATACCCTATATAGACCTTCTATACCTTCTATACACCTACATACACCCAGCCTGTTATCTAAGCACCATTGCCCCTAATCTTGCTCGGCCTCACAGTCGTTGCTCGCTTATTAAAGATGGCGCATTTCCACGACCTCATCTATCGCACCCAACAAAATGGTTCATTATTACCGTTTCTGTTTCTGTTGgcttatatatatagataaaCTATTATGtctgaaaaaaaaatctcttTCTGCATTCACTCTAACTAGTTGGTTTAGGTATATTTTAACATAATATATTGTACTAATactttgaattcaaatcattggTAGCCATGTCAGATAAAGTTGAAGTAGCGGACGTTACGTCGCTTAATGCTTTAGCAGCAGGTACTAATAAGAAAAACCCAAGAGTTGTCGCAGCTGGTTTGGGTGGACGTTTGATGGGTACCAAGTCATTGGTGGATGTCACCGCAGACGAAATCACCAAGGACTCTGAACTGTCGTTGGCAGAAAAGGATAGAAAAGACAAGGAAAAGTGGACCAAAATGACCCATATTTCGGACCAGCCATGGACTTGGTCAAATTGGTCGGAACACATTAACtggttgaatttgattttggtaGTTCTTGTTCCTACCGTTGGGTTTGTGTGTGCATTGAGACACCCACCACAACTTAAGACGGCAGTAATGGGAGTGATACTTTACATTTTGTCGGGTTTGTCGATCACGGCTGGATACCATAGATTGTACTCTCACAAGGCGTACGACGCAGCAGTACCAGTCAAGATTTTCTTTGCTCTTTTTGGTGCAGGTGCGGTTGAAGGTTCCATTAAATGGTGGGGCCACTCGCACAGAGTGCACCACAGATACACCGATACCGCTAGAGATCCATATGATGCCAGACAAGGGTTATGGTACTCGCACATGGGATGGTTGTTGATTAAGGCCAACCCTAAGAACAGAGCCAGAGCGGATATTTCTGACTTGACCGGTGACTGGGTGGTTAACTTCCAACACCGTCATTATCTcgtaataatgattttcaTGGCCCTTGTGCTTCCAACTTTGATTGCTGGATTAGGATGGGGTGATTATTGGGGTGGATTCGTCTACGGAGGAATCATCAGAtctttcttcattcaaCAAGCCACATTTGCTATCAATTCGTTAGCACACTGGATTGGAAGTCAACCATTCGACGATAGAAGAACCCCTAGAGATAATGTTATCACTGCATTGGTCACCTTTGGTGAAGGTTACCACAACTTCCACCACGAATTCCCATCGGATTACCGTAATGCTTTAATATGGTACCAATATGATCCAACTAAGATCACCATTTGGGTGTTATCCAAGTTGGGATTAGCATGGGGTTTAAAGACATTTTCTCAAAATGCCATTGAACAAGGTTTGATCCAACAGCAACAAAAGAAGTTGGACAGAATGAAGTCCAAGTTGGAATGGGGTACCATGCTTAATGAATTGCCTCTTATGGATAAGGAAGAGTTTACTGCAAGAGCTAAGAAGGATGGCTTGATTCTTATTTCTGGTATTGTTCACGACGTTAAGCAATTCATCAAGCAACATCCTGGTGGTCAAGCATTGATTAGAGTCTCATTGGGTAAGGATGCCACTAAGGCTTTCAACGGTATGGTCTACGCCCATTCTAATGCTGCCCACAATATGTTGGCGAACATGAGAATCGCCATTCTTAAGGACCACGCCGTTAACGGTAATACCTTCGACCTCCAACAAGAATTccttgataaagaaaaggtTAACTGATTGGGCTACGATCGAAgacttatttatttctcTAGATTGACATTTTATTGTCACGagtatttttatttatgatttatAATTACATGGTTTATAAAGAATTACACATATTGGGTATAGTAACATTTTGATGTAGGGAAGAACTGTAGAGAACTTATCATGCTTTTACGAGTATATTTTCTTAGCTTACTTTATTAGCTTGACCATTTACGGACACATCAGGATCTATGCTTTTTCGCAAACAAGCAATCGCATCTTATTACTTATTGTACGACTATCGTTCGATAATCGctttaaatatattccatTTAGTTCCAATAGTAACAATCAATTCTTCCGTGGGCCAAAAATCAGCTAATTAGTGGTTCAGAATTACAAAGATGGCCCTACTTGACCGGACAAATCCGGAAAATAAGGTGATTTTTTACTTTAGAGAAGTCATCTTTACCGCGAAAATAAGGTGATACTCATTTATTGAGTGACATTAGTATCACCTCATTTTTGCACCCATTCTAAGACGTTgatgtatatataaaccCAATAACTTTACTATGATTCTATCTATTCCTTTTCCTCATCAgttatatattcaaatccCTGAAATATACAATCTCAGCATTTAAAATCGCAATAATTAACAACAATGTCAGCCATCGCAAAGTTACCAAGAACTCAATTTAAGTCATTATACGCCAAAAGAGTACCGGCTGTTTTAGCCTGGGCTAGTGGTTTGGGAATTATATTAGGATGGCCTCATGCtgcttattatttttcaaataaagcAAATCATGTCCCAAAGAATAACAAATTCTTATTCTAAGTTGAGTATACATTGAAACTTCAATCTTACAAATGCATTAGCACTTACATTTATCTTCAATCATAATTTAAACCGCTAGAAGTTATACATCGGGTTATAATCGGTTTAGAGTTTAAGTAGTTCACGaatacatatttatttcttttctaaacttttgtaaattttgcacattttataaatataagcAATCTGACTTGAACAGCAGTCCAAATCACCACAATAAAAACTTCAGTCTTCCCATACGCCGAAGGCAAttggaaattattttattagtaCTGCTTGTATTTAGTGTTAGTTCATGTATGGCAAAAAAATAGTGCATTCTAAATCTCACCAAAAAGTCGTGATATTTTCCACAAATGATTTCAAGGGGATAATAGGCTACTCCTGAACTAAGACAAAATGTCAAAGCCATTTCAATCGATAAACGATGTAATCAATACAACATCTAAACATAAGCAACAGtcattcaatgaattatacGGAGAACCCGAAAACTTTTTAGAAATTGAGGTATGTAAATCATTATGTCCAATATCGAATGCAATCCAAAAGCAAATTCACTAACATATCAGGTACGAAATCCACAAACACATTATGGAAAAGAGCTCTTTACTGATTATGAAATCATATGTCGAGTAagtataattttgaaatatccaAAACCTTAGAGTTCAGTTATTAACATTTAGACCAATATACCAGCATTCAAAAAGCGTAACAGCAGAGTACGGAGAAGATATTCTGATTTTGTCATATTCAGAAAGCTTTTGGAACAAGAAACTACTAGAGTTATAATACCGCCATTACCGGGGAAGATATTGCTTAATTCCAATAAGTTTAACGACCTTAATATTGAGAAAAGAAGACAAGGTTTAGAAAAATTCATATCGATTGTTAGCGGGCATCCGTTGCTACAAACAGGGTCTAAGACattaattgaattcattcaatCCGATAAATGGGAGCCAAGAGGCTACTActaatcaattttcttcgaAAAGATTGATATTCATTATGACCCAGGTATACTAAACGTGCAGGATAGATAGTTATAGAGGTCATTCACATGTGTAATTTAAGTAGGATATAGCCCTACTATCAATATGGTTACAGAGATATGCTTCGGTTTTCCGTagattatattttttatcttgaaaaatactTATGTCACCTAATAGCAATTTGAGTCGAAAGATACGGAATTAATATGCAAATATTGCTTTTATCCAACGTTCATTATCGGATAAACACCATTAATTGCCTGGAAGTGGAAATTGAGACCCTAGCGCCACAGTCTTATCATAACCAAATGCATATATCGGATATCTATGATATTAGGTTAAATTCTTAAACCATCATGTTTAGAGCCTTGTTGCGACCGTTTAGAAGctgatatattattgaatagtCGGGTTAAAGTTCTATTTGTTTGCCTTGTGTTCTTTTTGGAAGTTACTCATATTTCAACCATTCATCAATCTTAATGCAACAGAAATTATGCGGATATGTAAGGACTACAATCTGATAGGTCATAAGGCTAtgtaaatgatgaaaaattcaaagagTGTCTAGCTTATTGACTTGATTAGTCTATGGCTTGACTAATTTATGAGCCTTAGGACATAAGTGGTTGATACGACAAATGTGTGTATATAGTTTACTCGAGGTGTTTATAAGAGCCGCTAATATATGACTGACTGATTCTACTCGTGCCGGAGCAACttaatcttgaataaagaagataCACCTTAATAGTCTTGTAGGGCCACTAGGGTAAATTTTAAATGGTCTATAAATATCAGAAGCATcactaatttttcaattatgCTCGCATGAACCCTTTAACCTCTTAGTAATTTCAGAGTGCCTACATAAATCTGACAAATATCCTATACCATACGACAAATTGTTGAACAGTCAATGGATGAAGTTGGAAATGGCTGGTGATTAACTACATATGCATCTACGGTGTACAGTGAACATGAAACAAAAGTCTCCACCTTAGACGATGAAAAGCTACCACCGAAAGTAACTGTGCCTTGCATCAGACAACAAGCATATACTTGTCGTGTTCTTTAAATCCTagcattgaaattatctGCTTTGTTGCAGCTGGTACTTTCTGCGGAGAAATGTTAAAGGCCGAACCATGCGCAGAAACAAAATGGTTCCAAATTTATTGGCCTATTGGAACTATTCAAAGCTTATCGTTGTATGCTTCCTGTAACTCGAAACCTTATAGCGTATCACTCATCTCCAGTCAACACGATGATTCTACCTGATAAATGGGTCCAAAAATGTTACTCAAATCTTCAAGTATGCGATTTGTCGATCCCCATGGACAGAGTGTACTTGGAATTGAGCGTTCATACAAGCACATCTTGCatgttcaagaaaattagTACGTTACAAGACAGCTACCACCGCCCCATACATAGTCAAATTTACTCAATGTAGTAGACAATAGGATCGAGTACCGTTGGCATCTGATCGTTTCGGCTTATCATTACACCCTAAGTCCATGCAGTGTTTACATATTTCACTAGTCATCTGTACTTCTCTCCGGATAAATACCTTGTTGCATTATGTCCGAGAATACATGGAGCCAAAATCGGCAATCTTGAAATTTCCCAACACGTTATGTTCGTTAAAAAGAGACTTCTTAAGCCCGAAACAAATCGTTGGGTTTCAAGCATTGGCCCGTTTCTCAATGACCAAGCACATCGACCATTTCTATTTCATGGTGTTTATGTGATAGCTAGTCACCGTAAATGCTTTATCATCTCTATTTCAAGTGTTAATGTATAGAAGGTCCTTAGAACCTTAATTTCTTCTCAATCCCTACAATACCACGATATTATGTGGAGAATTTAAATCCGAACCCTTATGCATATTCATACACTATACAAGTGGTCCATTGTTAACTCAAAATTGTCTCTTATCGGACTATCCAACACTAGTATAGCCATAATGACCTTAATCGGTGTTTAGAACTTGTCGGTCATAAGTCAACTTAACTGCGAAATATTACAAACGGGATCAGCGAAGCGAAACCTATGAGTTGAAATCGTGCCCAAGAATCAACGATGAGTGTGGGGTTGACAGTAGTGGAATAGGGTAATTGCTTTTCAATAAGCGAAGTCGAAAGTGATATAAAAGGGATTGATGTTCTCCAGATAATTGTTATTTGATTCTTGTTAATTATACACACTTGTAaaaatccaaattattaaaatgtCCATTCCAAAAACTCAAAAAGCTATTATCTTCGAAACCTCCGGTGgtgaattgaaatatgcTGATATTGCGGTTCCAAAGCCAAAACCTAACGAAATTTTAATCAATGTTAAGTTCTCTGGGGTCTGTCATACTGACCTCCATGCATGGAAAGGAGACTGGCCTTTACCAACTAAATTGCCTTTGGTAGGTGGACATGAAGGTGCGGGTGAAGTTGTTGCCATTGGTGAAAATGTCCAAGGATGGGAAATCGGTGATTTAGCAGGTATCAAATGGATCAATGGTACCTGTTTGAATTGTGAATTCTGTCAAAACTCCAATGAATCCAACTGTGCCAAAGCTGATATGTCTGGATACACCCATGACGGTACTTTCCAACAATACGCCACTGCCGATGCTGTTCATGCTGCTAGAATTCCAAAAGGAACCGACTTAGCTTCAGTTTCTCCAATTTTATGTGCTGGTATTACTGTTTACAAAGCTTTAAAGACTTCCGGTGCAAAGCCAGGTCAATGGGTTGCAATTTCTGGTGCAGCTGGTGGTTTAGGTTCCTTAGCGCTTCAATACGCTAAGGCCATGGGTTTCAGAGTTTTAGCAGTTGATGGGGGCGATAAGGGAGAGTTCGTCAAGTCCTTAGGTGCTGAATCCTATGTTGACTTTACCAAAAGTAAGGACGTTGTTAAGGAAATTCTGGAAACCACTGGTGGAGGTCCTCACGCTGTTATCAACGTTTCTGTCTCAGTCGCTGCCATGAACCAATCGACTGAATATGTTAGATCTTGTGGTACTGTTGTCTTAGTAGGTTTACCACATGCTAAGCTTGAAGCTGGTATCTTCAACACTGTTGTTAAATGTGTTTCTATCAAGGGTTCTTATGTGGGTAACAGGGCTGATTCTGCTGAAGCAATTGACTTCTTTGCAAGAGGCCTTATTAAATGCCCAATTAAGGTTGTTGGTTTATCTGAATTGGCTAGTATCTATAAATTGATGGAAGAAGGTAAGATTTTAGGTAGATACGTCGTTGATACCtcaaaatgattttttaaatatttcagtaTGTTTATTAAGAGTGTTTGATACATTCTACcaaaaaagaatatatgCTATCTATTCAAAGTTCATGTAATTTGCAGTGGCATTAATCGTAGTTACATTGCACCGTATCGATCTATTAGGCCAGTCCTTTGTTTAACAGCAAATGGACATCAAAAACAGCTATACATCTCTCTCTTGACAATAAATGTGTGCATGCCTTCATATACGATCTCTACAACCActcaaatattaatataaatataaaaatataaccTTAATAATCACTACTTACTTTATTTAAAAAGCTCTGTTTAATGGAGATAATAATGGCTTACCCTTGTAAAATTGAATAGTCTTGGCGGCTCTATCAGCAACACCTTCTGGGgtgaattcgaagaatttgTAAATTTCTGGACCCTTACCGGAAGCACCGAATCTGTTCAAACCAAATTGTTCATGAGAGTATTTAGACCATCCGAACGAGGACATAACTTCGACGGACATGATTGGGACACCATCTGGTAAAACAGATAAACGGTAGTCTAATGGTTGCTTATCGAAGGTTAAGAAATCTGGCATGGAGACAACACCAGCCTTGAAACCTTCAGATTCTAATTTCTTAGCAGCATCAGCAGAAATAGAGACTTCGGAACCGGAAGAGACAATGATGACATCTGGCTTATCTTGCTTAACTAAAGTGTAACCACCCTTAGCAGCCTTTTCAATAGATGAACCTTCTAATTGAGGTAAGTTTTGTCTAGTTAAAGCAATAATTGAAGGAGTAGAAGTAGATTCAATAGCTTGTAAGTAAGCAGCAGAAGTTTCATTACCATCAGCTGGTCTCCAGACAGATAAGTTTGGAATAGCTCTGAGGTGAGCTAAAGTTTCGATAGGTTGATGGGTTGGACCATCTTCACCTAAACCGATGGAATCGTGGGTAGCAACCCAGATAACTGGATGGTGAGATAAAGCAGACAATCTGACGGCACCAGCACCATAGGAAACGAAGTTCAAGAAAGTACCACCGTAGTTCTTGTAGTTGGCACCGAATGCAGCAATACCGTTCATGATAGCACCCATACCGTGTTCTCTAACACCGTATCTGATGTATCTACCAGAATAGTCACCTAAGCCAGTGGCAGGTGGTTGAAAATCAACAGAACCAGCGGCTCTGGTTAAGTTAGAACCAGTCAAATCAGCAGAACCACCGATAATTTCAGGAATAACTGGTAAGATTTTGGTTAATACAGTTTCGGATAACTTTCTGGTAGCAACAGCGCTGTCAGAAGGAGAGTAGGTTGGCAAAGCGTCGGACCAGTTTTCTGGTAACTTACCGTCAAGACGACGTTGCAATTCAGCACCTAATTCTGGGTACTTTTGCTTGTATGATTCAAATAACTTCTTCCAGTCTTCTTGGACCTTTTGGTTTTCTTCAACGTGTTTCTTCAAGTAGTCGGTAACTTCCTTTGGAATAACGAAGGTTTCTTCTGGGTTGAAGCCCATACTTTCCTTCAATTGCTTGATGTCATCAGCCTTCAATGGAGCACCGTGGACACCGTGGGTACCTTGTGCTAAAGAACCGAAACCAATTGTGGTGGTTAATCTGATCAAAGTTGGCTTGTCTTCAACCTTCTTAGCTTCATCGATAGCCTTAGCAATGGCATCCAAGTCAGTGTCACCCTCGGCGATTTCAATTAAGTGCCATCCGTAAGCCTTGAATCTGAGCATAACATCTTCGGTGAAAGCAACATTAGTGTTACCATCAATAGAGATATGGTTATCATCCCAGAAAGCAATcaagttattcaattgCAAGTGACCGGCTAAAGAACAGGTTTCAGAAGCAACACCTTCCATCAAACAACCGTCACCTAAGAAAGCATAAGTGTAACTGTCGGAGATCTTGTGGTCTGGCTTGTTGTAGGTAGCACCAAATTGCTTTTGGGCCATGGCCAAACCAACAGCATTGGAAATACCTTGACCTAATGGACCAGTGGTCACTTCACACCCTGGAACATCCAAAGCTTCAGGGTGACCTGGAGTCTTGGAGTTCAATTGTCTGAATTGCTTCAAGTCTTCAACAGTCAAATCGTAACCGTACAACACCAATAAGGAGTATAATAAAGCACAGGCATGACCATTGGATAAGATAAATCTATCTCTGTTGATCCAATTGGTGTCCTTTGGGTTGAACTTCATTTTTTGCCACACAGCGTGGGCTGCTGGAGCCAAACCTAATGGAGCACCAGGGTGACCAGATTGGGCCTTATCGACTGAATCTACCGATAACAAACGGATAGTACTAATAGCTAATTGATCAAGATCTTGGGACATTGTATCGGAAATATAATCTATTAATACctaatttataataattaatactaatatatagataaactacaatttttcaaattttcgTCCG encodes:
- a CDS encoding DEHA2F03850p (similar to uniprot|P53172 Saccharomyces cerevisiae YGL056C SDS23 Spindle pole body protein), with the translated sequence MSNSFSFQRQNPGSPLQQHSPIHNINTGGNSNSVSNQSNNHPQTPGHHVPSRKPSIVEMLSSPPPLPNTPDQEDIHSFSLSRNTSVSSRASSIYGNVNGGTSKGSIVGVDWAEIPLVELTESNKLVSINSGFSVQKAFETLMEHNLTSVPVSLSKTDSTDLTNCLTFDYSDVNTYLLLIMNKINLNDLSIYEGGDDVLSNQQKDSITKSINKAKKGEEVPVDFIVKLHPKNPFVKFSEQDTLYKAMESLGNGVHRVAITNMNGTKITGILSQRRLIKYMWENARRFPSLDFYINSTLQDLKIGSNNPITIYEDQLLIEALLKMFTERVTSLAVVDKTMALIGNISIVDVKNVTSSKNSHLLFKSVLGFIGYNLTQKGIEEGQDQFPIFHVNNQSSLGRVIAKLVATKSHRLWVVENRGSVHHGSVSSTSSSNSNSNSKSVTQSPKASPSTIESTLNQSVSTPSNVQNIPPGSEPGGLPGKLVGVVTLTDILGLFASSKSNKKIDPQFARNQRRRSSTSTTRSSFEGSSAGQDLFRKSYTTSAPAKTEGKR
- a CDS encoding DEHA2F03872p (similar to uniprot|P21147 Saccharomyces cerevisiae YGL055W OLE1 Fatty acid desaturase required for monounsaturated fatty acid synthesis and for normal distribution of mitochondria and highly similar to CA3921|CaOLE1 Candida albicans CaOLE1) translates to MSDKVEVADVTSLNALAAGTNKKNPRVVAAGLGGRLMGTKSLVDVTADEITKDSESSLAEKDRKDKEKWTKMTHISDQPWTWSNWSEHINWLNLILVVLVPTVGFVCALRHPPQLKTAVMGVILYILSGLSITAGYHRLYSHKAYDAAVPVKIFFALFGAGAVEGSIKWWGHSHRVHHRYTDTARDPYDARQGLWYSHMGWLLIKANPKNRARADISDLTGDWVVNFQHRHYLVIMIFMALVLPTLIAGLGWGDYWGGFVYGGIIRSFFIQQATFAINSLAHWIGSQPFDDRRTPRDNVITALVTFGEGYHNFHHEFPSDYRNALIWYQYDPTKITIWVLSKLGLAWGLKTFSQNAIEQGLIQQQQKKLDRMKSKLEWGTMLNELPLMDKEEFTARAKKDGLILISGIVHDVKQFIKQHPGGQALIRVSLGKDATKAFNGMVYAHSNAAHNMLANMRIAILKDHAVNGNTFDLQQEFLDKEKVN
- a CDS encoding DEHA2F03894p (similar to uniprot|Q08826 Saccharomyces cerevisiae YOR357C GRD19 Sorting nexin required to maintain late-Golgi resident enzymes in their proper location by recycling molecules from the prevacuolar compartment), encoding MSKPFQSINDVINTTSKHKQQSFNELYGEPENFLEIEVRNPQTHYGKELFTDYEIICRTNIPAFKKRNSRVRRRYSDFVIFRKLLEQETTRVIIPPLPGKILLNSNKFNDLNIEKRRQGLEKFISIVSGHPLLQTGSKTLIEFIQSDKWEPRGYY
- a CDS encoding DEHA2F03916p (no similarity) encodes the protein MQCLHISLVICTSLRINTLLHYVREYMEPKSAILKFPNTLCSLKRDFLSPKQIVGFQALARFSMTKHIDHFYFMVFM
- a CDS encoding DEHA2F03938p (similar to uniprot|P00331 Saccharomyces cerevisiae YMR303C ADH2 Glucose-repressible alcohol dehydrogenase II involved in the production of certain carboxylate esters), with amino-acid sequence MSIPKTQKAIIFETSGGELKYADIAVPKPKPNEILINVKFSGVCHTDLHAWKGDWPLPTKLPLVGGHEGAGEVVAIGENVQGWEIGDLAGIKWINGTCLNCEFCQNSNESNCAKADMSGYTHDGTFQQYATADAVHAARIPKGTDLASVSPILCAGITVYKALKTSGAKPGQWVAISGAAGGLGSLALQYAKAMGFRVLAVDGGDKGEFVKSLGAESYVDFTKSKDVVKEISETTGGGPHAVINVSVSVAAMNQSTEYVRSCGTVVLVGLPHAKLEAGIFNTVVKCVSIKGSYVGNRADSAEAIDFFARGLIKCPIKVVGLSELASIYKLMEEGKILGRYVVDTSK
- a CDS encoding DEHA2F03960p (highly similar to uniprot|P23254 Saccharomyces cerevisiae YPR074C TKL1 Transketolase 1), producing the protein MSQDLDQLAISTIRLLSVDSVDKAQSGHPGAPLGLAPAAHAVWQKMKFNPKDTNWINRDRFILSNGHACALLYSLLVLYGYDLTVEDLKQFRQLNSKTPGHPEALDVPGCEVTTGPLGQGISNAVGLAMAQKQFGATYNKPDHKISDSYTYAFLGDGCLMEGVASETCSLAGHLQLNNLIAFWDDNHISIDGNTNVAFTEDVMLRFKAYGWHLIEIAEGDTDLDAIAKAIDEAKKVEDKPTLIRLTTTIGFGSLAQGTHGVHGAPLKADDIKQLKESMGFNPEETFVIPKEVTDYLKKHVEENQKVQEDWKKLFESYKQKYPELGAELQRRLDGKLPENWSDALPTYSPSDSAVATRKLSETVLTKILPVIPEIIGGSADLTGSNLTRAAGSVDFQPPATGLGDYSGRYIRYGVREHGMGAIMNGIAAFGANYKNYGGTFLNFVSYGAGAVRLSALSHHPVIWVATHDSIGLGEDGPTHQPIETLAHLRAIPNLSVWRPADGNETSAAYLQAIESTSTPSIIALTRQNLPQLEGSSIEKAAKGGYTLVKQDKPDVIIVSSGSEVSISADAAKKLESEGFKAGVVSMPDFLTFDKQPLDYRLSVLPDGVPIMSVEVMSSFGWSKYSHEQFGLNRFGASGKGPEIYKFFEFTPEGVADRAAKTIQFYKGKPLLSPLNRAF